A genomic stretch from Halopiger aswanensis includes:
- a CDS encoding ATP-grasp domain-containing protein has protein sequence MIDLAVANDQETFQRMGEPLAERGIRVHHVPASERVVDLTEPPWGPDEYDVGFVYPGRLMEGGVADAFLEIPWLNDHETVLTSRNKAEVLARLERADLPVPRSVYVSNDVSEGELTDVFERFEPPVVVKPNSTTRGVGVAKAHDLDSFLGICDYLSLVHDYKATGDRSFLVQEYLPDAVDYRVMVLEGEYVGAVERRLPDEAVSEGQWKHNVHRGAEATGVELPDEHRELAERVAAELEIPFLGVDLLETEDRLVVNETNARPTIDEATKYEPDFYDRLAAAIRSTAEDV, from the coding sequence ATGATCGATCTCGCCGTCGCCAACGATCAGGAAACGTTTCAGCGGATGGGGGAGCCGCTGGCCGAGCGCGGCATTCGGGTCCATCACGTGCCCGCGAGCGAGCGCGTAGTGGACCTAACCGAGCCGCCGTGGGGGCCCGACGAGTACGACGTCGGCTTCGTCTACCCCGGGCGGCTCATGGAGGGCGGCGTCGCCGACGCCTTCCTCGAGATCCCGTGGCTCAACGACCACGAGACGGTGCTCACCTCGCGGAACAAGGCCGAGGTGCTCGCGCGCCTCGAGCGGGCCGACCTGCCGGTGCCGCGGTCGGTGTACGTCTCGAACGACGTCTCGGAGGGCGAGCTAACCGACGTCTTCGAGCGGTTCGAGCCGCCGGTGGTGGTCAAGCCGAACTCGACCACGCGGGGCGTCGGGGTCGCGAAGGCCCACGACCTCGACTCGTTTTTGGGCATCTGCGACTACCTCTCGCTGGTTCACGACTACAAGGCGACGGGGGACCGCTCGTTTCTGGTGCAGGAGTACCTGCCCGACGCCGTCGACTACCGGGTGATGGTCCTCGAGGGCGAGTACGTCGGTGCGGTCGAGCGACGGCTGCCTGACGAAGCTGTGTCCGAGGGACAGTGGAAGCACAACGTTCACCGCGGAGCGGAAGCGACAGGAGTTGAACTACCGGACGAGCACCGCGAGCTGGCCGAGCGGGTCGCCGCGGAGCTCGAGATACCGTTTTTGGGCGTCGATCTGCTCGAGACCGAGGATCGGCTGGTGGTCAACGAGACGAACGCCCGGCCGACGATCGACGAGGCGACGAAGTACGAGCCGGACTTTTACGATCGACTCGCGGCTGCGATTCGGTCGACTGCAGAGGACGTGTAG
- a CDS encoding 50S ribosomal protein L16 has translation MSDKPASMYREISKPAYTRREYITGIPGSKIAQHKMGDISADPEDYPIQISLVTEEEVQIRHGSLEASRLSANRHMLKNAGENNYKMILRKFPHHVIRENKQATGAGADRVSDGMRQAFGKIVGTAARIDEGERIFTVWCDVDDAEFAKDAFRRAYNKISPPCRIVVEKGEEKLIA, from the coding sequence ATGTCCGACAAACCTGCCTCCATGTACCGGGAGATCAGTAAGCCGGCATACACCCGCCGCGAGTACATTACTGGCATCCCGGGCTCGAAGATCGCACAGCACAAGATGGGCGACATCAGCGCCGATCCCGAGGATTACCCGATCCAGATCAGCCTCGTTACCGAGGAAGAGGTCCAGATCCGTCACGGATCGCTCGAGGCCTCGCGCCTGTCGGCGAACCGCCACATGCTGAAAAACGCCGGCGAGAACAACTACAAGATGATCCTGCGCAAGTTCCCCCACCACGTCATCCGGGAGAACAAGCAGGCGACCGGTGCGGGTGCAGACCGTGTTTCCGACGGGATGCGCCAGGCGTTCGGGAAGATCGTCGGTACCGCCGCCCGCATCGACGAGGGCGAGCGCATCTTCACCGTCTGGTGTGACGTCGACGACGCCGAGTTCGCCAAGGACGCGTTCCGCCGCGCCTACAACAAGATCTCGCCGCCGTGCCGTATCGTCGTCGAGAAGGGCGAAGAGAAGCTGATCGCGTAA
- a CDS encoding phenylalanine--tRNA ligase subunit alpha translates to MLSETQQRSPADIDPLPAELESSQGKLVYLFLEATGGATLTDLHRSLGMQKMAILSVLEALSAQNLVERTETEYVPVAAAN, encoded by the coding sequence ATGCTATCAGAAACGCAACAGCGTTCACCGGCCGACATCGACCCCTTACCCGCCGAACTCGAGTCCTCGCAGGGGAAACTCGTCTACCTCTTCCTCGAGGCGACCGGCGGCGCGACGCTGACCGACCTGCACCGATCGCTGGGGATGCAGAAGATGGCGATCCTGAGCGTGCTCGAGGCGCTCTCGGCGCAGAATCTCGTCGAGCGGACGGAGACGGAGTACGTGCCGGTTGCGGCGGCGAACTGA